Proteins from a genomic interval of Trichoderma breve strain T069 chromosome 2, whole genome shotgun sequence:
- a CDS encoding VHS domain-containing protein: protein MFRAAAAGPFDEVVTKATDENLTSEDWGAIIEVCDKVSGDQNGSKEAVQSMIKRLAHRNANVQLYTLELAHALCQNCGKQMHREVSSRAFTEALLKLANDRNTHQQVKSKILEKMHEWTEMFSSDADLGIMGDAFHRLKQSNPSLQPPSAPQKQGLTDQDRQKEDDELQMALRLSLQDEESKKPAQAAPTAQAGSSNQQQQNAPASTAVPSGTTAATVSRVRALFDFTPTEPGELEFKKGDVIAVLESVYKDWWRGSLKGKTGIFPLNYVEKLADPTPEEMQREAQMEAEVFAEIKNVEKLLTLLSASNTGPREEDNEEISKLYHQTLAIRPKLIKLIEKYSQKKDDFTQLNEKFIKARRDYESLLESSMSHPPQHNYQQYAMRPGPQGYGAPPGGNYPPQPQQQDPQRFYTPGPQGRPQYNQTSSPPPNFPQPGAPAQGPPPHSAPAPFYVAGTEVPTHAAAGQPPAAQPYPPREQAPRIPSNGSQPPPLNTSTSPPPQNFNPFKQPGNQQPPSTYGAQELATSVYDSPIAPNNPTSAATYSSSVYSQEGPGMPHPKDNEPVAPYTTQQQPSYQSYQPNQQPPSAPPGQRPPNTMSPPPLQPSGAAYDARQNLPSQSGAAGGPQYRPYVPPGSAEPSAPAPNDYYRQPGVY, encoded by the exons ATGTTCcgagcggcggcggctgggcCGTTTGACGAAGTCGTCA CCAAGGCGACTGACGAGAATCTGACGTCGGAGGACTGGGGCGCCATCATCGAAGTATGCGACAAGGTGTCTGGCGACCAGAATGGCTCCAAGGAAGCCGTCCAGAGCATGATCAAGAGGCTCGCCCACCGAAATGCCAACGTGCAGCTCTACACTCTCGAG CTTGCGCACGCCCTCTGCCAAAACTGCGGGAAGCAGATGCATCGCGAAGTCTCCAGCCGCGCTTTCACCGAGGCCctgttgaagctggcaaaCGACCGCAACACCCACCAGCAAGTAAAGAGCaagatcttggagaagatgcatgAGTGGACCGAAATGTTCAGCAGCGACGCCGACCTGGGCATTATGGGTGACGCCTTCCACAGGCTGAAGCAGAGCAACCCTTCGCTACAGCCGCCCAGCGCACCCCAGAAGCAGGGCCTGACCGACCAGGACCGACagaaggaggatgacgagctACAGATGGCCCTAAGGCTCAGCTTGCAAGACGAGGAATCCAAGAAGCCGGCCCAGGCAGCGCCAACTGCCCAGGCGGGATCCAGCaatcaacagcagcagaatgCCCCGGCGTCCACTGCCGTGCCCTCAGGTACCACGGCTGCCACGGTCAGCAGGGTACGCGCCCTCTTTGACTTTACGCCCACCGAACCCGGCGAGCTGGAATTCAAGAAGGGTGATGTCATTGCTGTGCTGGAGAGTGTCTACAAGGATTGGTGGCGTGGATCACTCAAGGGAAAGACGGGCATCTTCCCTCTCAACTACGTCGAAAAGCTGGCGGATCCCACACCAGAGGAGATGCAGCGAGAGGCTCAGATGGAAGCGGAGGTCTTtgccgagatcaagaacgTGGAGAAGCTCCTAACGCTGTTGAGCGCTTCCAACACGGGACCGCGAGAGGAAGACAACGAAGAGATTTCG AAACTATATCACCAGACGCTTGCAATCCGCCCGAAGCTGATCAAGCTAATTGAGAAGTATTCTCAAAAGAAGG ATGACTTCACCCAGCTCAACGAAAAGTTCATCAAGGCTCGAAGAGACTATGAATCGCTGCTAGAATCGTCCATgtctcatcctcctcagcaCAACTACCAACAGTATGCCATGCGCCCAGGCCCTCAGGGGTACGGTGCGCCGCCAGGAGGCAACTACCCCCCACAACCTCAACAACAGGATCCTCAGAGATTCTACACCCCTGGTCCTCAAG GCCGGCCACAGTACAACCAGACTTCTTCCCCACCTCCTAACTTCCCACAGCCTGGGGCTCCTGCACAaggtcctcctcctcactcTGCACCAGCCCCCTTCTATGTGGCAGGGACCGAAGTGCCAACTCATGCTGCTGCAGGCCAGCCGCCCGCTGCTCAGCCATATCCCCCGAGAGAACAAGCTCCTAGAATACcatccaatggcagccagcCTCCTCCCCTCAATacctcaacatcaccacctcctcAAAATTTCAACCCCTTCAAACAACCTGGTAACCAGCAACCACCGAGCACCTACGGCGCCCAGGAACTGGCTACATCTGTATACGATTCTCCTATTGCTCCTAACAACCCGACCTCTGCCGCCACATATTCTAGCTCTGTCTATTCTCAAGAAGGCCCAGGCATGCCTCACCCAAAGGATAACGAGCCAGTAGCTCCCTATACTACGCAGCAACAACCGTCGTACCAGAGCTACCAGCCCAATCAACAACCCCCTTCTGCTCCTCCCGGCCAACGTCCTCCTAACACCATGAGTCCGCCGCCCTTGCAGCCCAGTGGCGCTGCATACGATGCTCGTCAAAATCTACCAAGCCAATCAGGCGCGGCTGGCGGGCCTCAGTATAGACCGTATGTGCCCCCAGGTTCGGCGGAACCCAGCGCTCCGGCTCCAAACGACTACTATCGCCAACCGGGAGTctattaa